DNA sequence from the Prolixibacter sp. SD074 genome:
TAAGGAGTGGTTGCTGTGACCTGACCGACCATCGTCGTCGGAGCCATTTGTCCACCAGTCATTCCGTAAATAGCGTTGTTGATAAATACTATCACGATATTCTCTCCACGATTCACTGCGTGCATGGTTTCAGCTGTACCGATCGCCGCCAGGTCACCGTCACCCTGATAAGTGAAGACGAATTTATTCGGGAAAACCCGTTTTACCCCTGTAGCTACTGCCGGTGCCCGGCCGTGAGCTGCTTCATGCCAGTCGATATCGATATAGTTGTAGGCAAATACCGAACATCCTACCGGTGAAACACCGATGGTATCTTCCTGAATGCCCATTTCATCAATCACTTCTGCAATAATTTTGTGCACTACACCATGGCTGCAGCCCGGACAATAGTGCATCACTTTATCCGTCAAAACTGGAGATTTCTGGTAAACGAGATTCTCCGGTTTGATGATATTTTGTATGTTTTCTGCTACTTCTCCCATGGTTTATCCTCCTATCAATTTTTGCTCAAGAGCCTTTTCAACTTCGTCAGGTGAAGGAATGATACCTCCCATTCGACCGTAATACTCAACCGGCGCCTTACCGTTAACTGACAAACGAACATCTTCCACCATCTGTCCTGCATTCATTTCCACTGAAAGGAATCCTTTTACGTGCCCGGCCATGCTATTTATCTCTTCGGTTGGGAATGGGAACAGAGTAATCGGACGAAGCAAACCAACCTTGTGCCCTTTTGCTCTGGCCAGTTGTACGGTTTTTTGGCAAACCCGTGCAGCC
Encoded proteins:
- a CDS encoding thiamine pyrophosphate-dependent enzyme, translated to MGEVAENIQNIIKPENLVYQKSPVLTDKVMHYCPGCSHGVVHKIIAEVIDEMGIQEDTIGVSPVGCSVFAYNYIDIDWHEAAHGRAPAVATGVKRVFPNKFVFTYQGDGDLAAIGTAETMHAVNRGENIVIVFINNAIYGMTGGQMAPTTMVGQVTATTPYGRNVDLNGYPLKITELIAQLPGAAYVTRQSVQTPAAVRKTKKAIRKAFEVQADKKGTAFVEVVATCNSGWKISPVESNKWMEEHMFPFYPLGDLKDGEREDPEALKMNV